Proteins encoded together in one Astyanax mexicanus isolate ESR-SI-001 chromosome 10, AstMex3_surface, whole genome shotgun sequence window:
- the trmt112 gene encoding multifunctional methyltransferase subunit TRM112-like protein, whose product MKLLTHNMLTSHVKGVINGYPLLIKATEVKVNEVEFNPQFVSRMIPKLEWSALIQAAEGLGHLQDLPGTPIENYENDAEFLRKVHRVLLEVEVIEGSLQCPESGREFPISKGVPNMLLNEDES is encoded by the exons ATGAAGCTGCTGACGCACAACATGCTCACCTCGCACGTTAAAGGTGTAATTAATGGATACCCACTCCTGATAAAG GCCACAGAGGTCAAAGTGAACGAAGTGGAGTTCAACCCTCAGTTTGTGAGCAGAATGATACCAAAGCTTGAGTGGAGTGCTTTAATCCAGGCAGCGGAAGGG CTGGGACACCTGCAGGACTTGCCTGGCACACCCATAGAAAACTATGAGAATGATGCAGAATTTTTACGTAAAGTACACAGAGTTCTGCTCGAG GTGGAGGTCATTGAGGGATCTCTACAGTGTCCGGAATCAGGCAGAGAATTCCCCATCTCTAAAGGAGTCCCCAACATGCTGCTCAATGAAGATGAGTCATAG